A stretch of DNA from Arthrobacter jiangjiafuii:
CGCCGTCGTCGACCCCACGGGCGTCCGCACCGACACCACCACAGCAGGACCGGCACCGCCACCGTCGCGGACGCGCTCACTTCCGCGACCTACAGCATCGACGAATACGGCCGCCCCGTTCGGGCCGAAGCCGTCGGTGGCTCCACGGAACTGATCACCTGTCCGCCGTTGATCGTGATCCGGCCACCCGCCGTATGGTCATCACCGGCCACACCGGGGACGACGGACTGACGGTCGAGCACGAACTCGGTTTCAACCGGCGCGACCAGCTGGTCTCCCGCTCCCGGGGCAACCAGGGACTGTCCTGGTCCTATGACGCCGATGGGAACCGCACCGGCTTCACCGATGCCCAAGGAACCACCACCACTTACGCCCGCGACGCCGTCGGGCGGGTCAAGGCGGTGCGCAATCCCCGGTTTGGGGAGGCTGTGTTCACGCACCCGGTGCATCTGCCTTAAAGCCCCGCGCTCTGCCGGGATGGGTGGATCATTCCCTAGCCGCTTATGGAGGGGGGCACGCCGCAATCTTTGACGGCGGCTTGGAGTTCGTCTTCGGCAAAGTCGTTCTGGGACGGTGAGGGACTGCGGCGCATGAGAGGAGAGTACTGTGCACCGGAAATAGTTGATTATTCTTGAAGGCATGGGAGTCGTCATGAATCGAGTTGAGAATCAAAAGTGAAAAACGAGGAGCAACCCTGGAATGAACGACCAACCAAAAAGCTGACCGAGCAAGATCTCCTACTGGGGGTCAAAGCCGTCAGGATTATGAAAATCCTCTGTGTGGCTGCAATGTTG
This window harbors:
- a CDS encoding RHS repeat domain-containing protein, translated to MVITGHTGDDGLTVEHELGFNRRDQLVSRSRGNQGLSWSYDADGNRTGFTDAQGTTTTYARDAVGRVKAVRNPRFGEAVFTHPVHLP